A window of the Lolium perenne isolate Kyuss_39 chromosome 7, Kyuss_2.0, whole genome shotgun sequence genome harbors these coding sequences:
- the LOC139833991 gene encoding uncharacterized protein, whose amino-acid sequence MPSTPPGGSPGEQPSPHLPERDPSVSPPSRDPPRRKTASVKRNGTPPRKKARKEKQLPPTEKLPWEKTPEENAEAVQAELKKWFAPKVPEIPFEKTLDPVKVVRTVDNLYDPVPSPPSDYARSIERSYDKMIEATKPVQSGIREIKGIHSVYQLGQQPVQSVAPLKVFDGKTVQSSRQDATDYAFAERAYQFVQGKDLVENLRKVPTCMRNLHSWYLKASKEGIETIMVRVREEHYFQEYCVNVDFAELFQLYNLRALDKSIISCYCLSKMLECKRDDITDIGFIDPHTMHVKTIENPLYNKDTPQTLLRFLKRQRDKKLILWPYNFE is encoded by the exons atgccatcgactcctcctggtggcagtcctggtgagcagccaagtccacacctacctgagagggaccccagcgtgagtccaccatctcgagatcctccgcgacgtaagacagcgtccgttaagcggaacggtacgccgcctaggaagaaagctagaaaggagaaacaactgccgcctactgagaagttaccttgggaaaaaactccagaggaaaacgcggaggccgttcaggccgagttgaagaaatggtttgcaccgaaagtgccagagatacctttcgagaagacactagatccggtgaaagttgtgcgtaccgttgacaatctatatgaccctgtaccatcgccgccatctgactatgcgcgttctattgaaaggtcgtatgacaagatgatcgaggcgacaaaacccgttcaatcgggtatcagggagataaaagggatacacagtgtctaccagctcggacaacaacccgttcaatcggtcgcccctctcaaggtgtttgacgggaagaccgttcaaagttctcgacaagacgcaactgattacgccttcgctgaacgagcatatcagtttgttcaagggaaagatttggtcgagaatctcaggaaggtaccaacatgtatgcgtaacttgcattcgtggtaccttaaggcctcaaaggaagggatcgagactatcatggtgcgagttagggaagagcactacttccaggagtactgtgtgaacgttgacttcgccgaactctttcagttatacaatctccgggccctcgacaaatcaatcatcagttgctattgtct atcgaagatgctcgaatgcaaaagggacgatatcacagacattgggttcattgacccgcacacaatgcatgttaaaaccatagagaatcccctctataacaaggatacaccgcagactttgctaaggtttttgaagagacaacgtgacaaaaagctaatactttggccttacaacttcgagtga